A single window of Acidimicrobiales bacterium DNA harbors:
- a CDS encoding amidohydrolase family protein — MATIDSDAHVVECEETWSFIDGEDKAFTPALVEVPGGGRSGGSFWVIDGRLIRTGPVSETDAIKAVREMTDVPARLKQMDEIGTDLQVIYPTVFLRPLTNRPEVERALCRSYNRWLAGRCAEGEGRLSWAVIPPTMDIEAAIEEVRFGAANGAGVVFWRGFEGQSGRLPSDEYFAPLFEEIDRLGLAVGIHAANGTFALHDIFEGDSGIWRFKVPGIVAFSTILASGLPARYPHIRWGFVELQAQWVPYVVADYVRRQSRRGEVIDPASVMRDHHLYVACQTDDDLEYIIRYAGPDNLVAGTDFGHADTSSELLALQRLREAAAVEAPLIDRILDDNARALYGLAPAGR; from the coding sequence ATGGCCACGATCGACTCCGACGCGCACGTCGTCGAGTGCGAGGAGACCTGGTCCTTCATCGACGGTGAGGACAAGGCCTTCACGCCGGCGCTCGTCGAGGTGCCGGGCGGCGGCCGCAGCGGTGGCAGCTTCTGGGTGATCGACGGCCGGCTGATCCGCACCGGCCCGGTCTCGGAGACCGACGCCATCAAGGCCGTGCGGGAGATGACCGACGTGCCGGCGCGCCTCAAGCAGATGGACGAGATCGGCACCGACCTGCAGGTGATCTACCCGACGGTCTTCCTCCGCCCCCTCACCAACCGCCCCGAGGTCGAGCGGGCGCTCTGCCGCAGCTACAACCGCTGGCTGGCGGGGCGCTGCGCCGAGGGCGAGGGGCGCCTCAGCTGGGCCGTGATCCCGCCGACGATGGACATCGAGGCGGCGATCGAGGAGGTCCGCTTCGGCGCGGCGAACGGCGCCGGGGTCGTCTTCTGGCGGGGCTTCGAGGGCCAGAGCGGGCGGCTGCCGAGCGACGAGTACTTCGCGCCGCTCTTCGAGGAGATCGACCGCCTCGGCCTCGCCGTCGGGATCCACGCCGCCAACGGGACCTTCGCCCTGCACGACATCTTCGAGGGCGACAGCGGCATCTGGCGCTTCAAGGTGCCCGGCATCGTCGCCTTCTCGACGATCCTCGCCTCCGGCCTGCCCGCCCGCTACCCGCACATCCGCTGGGGCTTCGTCGAGCTGCAGGCGCAGTGGGTGCCCTACGTCGTCGCCGACTACGTGCGCCGCCAGAGCCGGCGCGGCGAGGTCATCGACCCGGCGAGCGTGATGCGCGACCACCACCTCTACGTCGCCTGCCAGACCGACGACGACCTCGAGTACATCATCCGCTACGCGGGGCCGGACAACCTCGTCGCCGGCACGGACTTCGGTCACGCCGACACCTCGAGCGAGCTGCTCGCGCTGCAGCGGCTGCGCGAGGCGGCGGCGGTCGAGGCGCCGCTCATCGACCGGATCCTCGACGACAACGCCCGCGCCCTCTACGGCCTCGCGCCCGCCGGCCGCTAG